Proteins from a genomic interval of Tenacibaculum sp. SZ-18:
- the mscL gene encoding large-conductance mechanosensitive channel protein MscL codes for MGMLKEFKDFAMKGNLVDIAVGFVMGAGFNKVVSSFTGGIVSPLIGLLGGKNFKDLKFIVKEGVADDLTGKVTGEVAVLYGDFITNVIDFIIVAFVMFMIVKGVNAIKKKEEAAPAAPAGPTQEELLTEIRDLLKKN; via the coding sequence ATGGGAATGTTAAAAGAGTTTAAAGACTTTGCCATGAAAGGAAACTTAGTGGACATTGCGGTTGGATTCGTGATGGGTGCTGGTTTTAACAAAGTGGTATCTTCGTTTACGGGAGGAATTGTTTCTCCTCTAATTGGTCTTTTAGGAGGCAAAAACTTCAAAGATTTGAAATTTATTGTAAAAGAAGGTGTTGCAGATGATTTAACAGGTAAAGTAACAGGTGAAGTTGCTGTTTTATATGGTGATTTTATTACAAACGTTATTGACTTTATCATTGTTGCTTTCGTAATGTTTATGATTGTAAAAGGTGTAAATGCAATAAAGAAGAAGGAAGAAGCTGCTCCTGCTGCTCCTGCAGGACCGACTCAAGAAGAGTTATTAACTGAAATTAGAGACTTATTAAAGAAGAATTAA
- a CDS encoding endonuclease/exonuclease/phosphatase family protein, with protein MRRILLLSVLLMSGLFVNAQKKYKIRTVAFYNLENLFDTINDTSKNDEASPMMELRTNKSKVYWDKIDKLGEVISQLGKEKAKTGPAILGVSEIENKQVLEDLVNSDRLKKMRYGIIHFDSPDKRGIDVALLYQQRYFKPVHYEAVNPNIFSNNRKVYTRDILRVSGYLDDELVHVIVNHWPSRRGGEAKSSPLREKAAFKVSQIINKIREEDKNAKVMIIGDFNDDPMNKSFKEVLKTKAEKAEVNKGDIYNPYEKMFEKGLNTTAYRDNLSLFDQILFTSPLLNQEGKKNFSSYKMFKSGIFNKRFMVQNKGRYKGYPFRSFSNGQYTGGYSDHFPVYIYLIKEKK; from the coding sequence ATGAGAAGAATACTGTTGTTAAGTGTGTTGTTAATGAGTGGTTTATTTGTTAACGCACAAAAGAAATATAAAATTAGAACTGTTGCGTTTTATAATCTTGAAAACTTATTTGATACTATCAATGATACTTCAAAAAATGATGAAGCGAGTCCAATGATGGAATTAAGAACGAATAAATCAAAAGTTTATTGGGATAAAATTGACAAGTTAGGGGAAGTAATTAGTCAATTAGGTAAAGAGAAAGCAAAAACTGGACCTGCTATTTTAGGAGTATCAGAAATAGAAAATAAACAAGTACTTGAAGATTTAGTAAATTCTGATAGACTGAAGAAAATGAGATACGGAATTATTCATTTCGATTCACCAGATAAAAGAGGTATTGATGTTGCATTATTGTATCAGCAACGTTATTTTAAACCAGTGCATTACGAAGCTGTAAATCCAAATATATTTTCAAATAATAGAAAGGTTTATACGAGAGATATTTTAAGAGTATCAGGATATTTGGATGATGAATTGGTGCATGTGATCGTAAATCATTGGCCATCAAGAAGAGGAGGAGAAGCGAAGAGTAGTCCTTTAAGAGAAAAAGCAGCTTTTAAAGTTTCTCAAATTATAAATAAAATTCGCGAAGAAGATAAGAATGCGAAAGTTATGATCATCGGAGATTTTAACGATGATCCAATGAACAAATCCTTCAAAGAAGTTTTAAAAACGAAAGCAGAGAAGGCAGAAGTTAATAAAGGAGACATTTATAATCCCTATGAAAAAATGTTTGAGAAAGGATTAAATACAACTGCTTACAGAGACAATTTAAGTTTATTTGATCAAATCCTTTTTACGTCACCTTTATTGAATCAGGAGGGTAAGAAAAACTTTTCTAGCTATAAAATGTTTAAATCAGGAATTTTTAATAAACGTTTTATGGTTCAAAATAAAGGAAGGTATAAAGGATATCCTTTCAGAAGTTTTTCAAACGGACAATATACTGGTGGATATAGCGATCATTTTCCAGTATATATTTATCTGATCAAAGAAAAAAAATAA
- a CDS encoding DUF6165 family protein, which translates to MKIEVSNGEIIDKYTILEIKRVEIKDEKKLVNVQHEYDVLTPIVKSIYDEVSDESKLKELHNDLLTINKKLWKIEDDIRECERNKAFGQTFVDLARAVYFTNDERSVVKKDINTLTGSDLVEEKSYEDYK; encoded by the coding sequence ATGAAGATTGAAGTATCAAACGGAGAGATAATTGACAAATACACGATTTTAGAAATAAAACGTGTTGAAATAAAAGATGAAAAGAAACTTGTAAATGTGCAGCATGAATACGATGTTTTAACGCCTATTGTAAAAAGTATTTATGATGAGGTTTCTGATGAATCAAAACTAAAAGAATTACACAACGATTTATTAACCATCAATAAGAAATTATGGAAGATAGAAGATGATATTCGTGAGTGTGAACGTAATAAAGCTTTCGGACAAACATTTGTAGATTTAGCTCGTGCGGTTTATTTTACTAATGATGAAAGATCGGTGGTGAAGAAAGATATTAATACACTTACCGGCTCAGATTTGGTAGAAGAAAAATCGTATGAAGATTATAAATAA
- the recJ gene encoding single-stranded-DNA-specific exonuclease RecJ, with product MRWKFKSTPDLATTKKLANELSINTKLASILVQRGITNFDEAKHFFRPSLEELHDPFLMKDMDKAVTRIQTAIEKNEQILIYGDYDVDGTTSVSLLYNYFIKHYSNIATYIPDRYKEGYGISYQGIDFASDNDFSLIIALDCGIKAIDKVTYATEKGIDFIICDHHKPGNEIPKAIAVLNPKRQDCEYPYKELCGCGVGFKLIQAHATTNGVEIVEIISLLDLVATAIAADIVPMTGENRVLAYFGLRVINDQPRIGIKALIKSIEKKELTISDVVFIIAPRINAAGRIKHANYAVELLTSSDIEVATEIASSIEKFNAHRKELDKEITEAALVQIRENNDTENFTTVVFDKNWHKGVIGIVASRLTETYYRPTVVFTESEGKLAASVRSVKGFDVYDALNACSELIEQFGGHKYAAGLTLKPENYKKFKAKFEEVVKSTIDKNLLTPEITVDAELEFAEISPKLYRIIQQMAPFGPENRKPVFKSSSVRDNGYGKLVGQDKSHLKLTLFQGNPKYIIGAIGFSMGDKINKIENDFDVLYQIDENTWNGKTSLQLLLKDLK from the coding sequence ATGCGATGGAAATTTAAATCAACGCCAGATTTGGCAACAACAAAAAAATTAGCTAATGAATTATCTATTAACACAAAACTTGCCTCAATATTAGTTCAAAGAGGTATTACAAATTTTGATGAAGCGAAGCATTTTTTCCGACCATCATTAGAAGAGCTACATGATCCTTTTTTAATGAAGGATATGGACAAAGCAGTAACAAGAATCCAGACTGCGATTGAAAAAAATGAACAAATTTTAATATACGGCGATTATGATGTAGATGGTACCACATCTGTTTCTTTACTATACAATTACTTTATTAAGCATTACAGTAATATAGCGACATACATTCCAGATAGATACAAAGAAGGTTATGGAATTTCTTATCAAGGTATTGATTTTGCTAGCGATAATGATTTTTCCCTAATTATTGCTTTAGATTGTGGTATAAAAGCCATAGACAAAGTAACTTATGCAACCGAAAAAGGAATTGATTTTATAATTTGTGATCATCATAAACCAGGAAATGAAATTCCTAAAGCTATAGCTGTTCTTAATCCCAAAAGACAGGATTGCGAATATCCTTACAAAGAACTTTGTGGATGCGGAGTTGGATTTAAATTAATTCAAGCTCATGCGACAACAAATGGAGTTGAAATAGTTGAAATTATCTCGTTATTAGATTTAGTTGCAACTGCCATAGCTGCAGATATTGTTCCTATGACAGGCGAAAATAGGGTTTTAGCCTATTTCGGCTTAAGAGTGATTAATGACCAACCTCGAATCGGAATTAAAGCGCTTATTAAATCCATAGAGAAAAAGGAATTAACTATTTCAGATGTAGTTTTTATCATTGCTCCAAGAATAAATGCCGCAGGAAGAATAAAACATGCCAATTATGCTGTGGAATTATTAACTTCATCAGATATCGAAGTCGCGACTGAAATCGCTTCATCTATTGAAAAATTTAATGCTCATAGAAAAGAGTTAGACAAAGAAATTACAGAAGCAGCCCTAGTTCAAATTAGAGAAAATAACGACACCGAGAATTTCACTACTGTTGTTTTTGATAAAAATTGGCACAAAGGTGTTATAGGAATTGTAGCATCAAGGTTAACCGAAACTTATTATAGACCAACTGTGGTTTTCACTGAAAGTGAAGGAAAACTTGCCGCATCTGTAAGATCTGTAAAAGGTTTTGATGTTTATGATGCTTTAAACGCTTGCTCCGAGTTAATTGAACAATTTGGCGGACATAAATATGCCGCTGGGCTAACCCTTAAGCCAGAAAACTACAAAAAGTTTAAAGCTAAATTTGAAGAGGTTGTAAAAAGTACAATAGACAAAAACTTACTTACACCAGAAATAACCGTTGATGCAGAACTTGAATTTGCTGAAATTTCTCCAAAGCTTTATCGCATTATTCAACAAATGGCTCCTTTTGGTCCTGAAAATAGAAAACCAGTTTTTAAAAGCTCATCGGTTAGAGATAATGGATATGGAAAACTAGTTGGACAAGATAAATCACACTTAAAACTCACACTTTTCCAAGGAAACCCAAAGTATATAATAGGTGCAATTGGGTTTAGCATGGGTGATAAAATTAATAAAATTGAAAATGACTTTGATGTTTTATACCAGATAGATGAAAATACTTGGAATGGAAAAACTTCATTACAGTTACTTTTAAAAGATTTAAAATAA
- a CDS encoding DUF3089 domain-containing protein, producing the protein MKIINKLISPKLLFIVCTVVMFYNCKSTYKTQEFLRENIPPKPDYTKEASWAVLPGKYTDSFKKYASNKIDTLKADVFYVYPTLITDKSDTRWNAPIADKKQNEKVLNKAVLMQASAFATCGKVYVPYYRQAHLRSYTLFNKGGKESQELAYSDVRNAFKVYLEKYNNGRPIIMVGHSQGTTHTSRLLEEFFDEKPLQKQLIAAYIPGIRIKSDTYNSIQAMNVANETGGFVSWNTYKKNKYPKKDKNRYKGSLTTNPITWDYSKKTNLNQHKGFLYTNGKIYKKALTIEITDGLVWSTNPKFPFRFFMSFLKNYHAGDINLFWQDIRENAELRTNTYLLKNKGN; encoded by the coding sequence ATGAAGATTATAAATAAACTAATATCACCAAAATTATTATTTATTGTATGTACAGTTGTAATGTTTTACAATTGTAAATCTACTTACAAAACACAGGAGTTTTTACGAGAAAACATTCCGCCAAAACCAGATTACACAAAAGAAGCATCTTGGGCGGTTTTACCCGGAAAATATACAGATAGCTTTAAGAAGTATGCATCCAATAAAATTGATACTTTAAAAGCAGATGTTTTTTATGTATATCCAACTTTAATCACTGATAAATCAGATACGCGTTGGAATGCTCCAATTGCTGATAAGAAGCAAAATGAAAAGGTATTAAACAAGGCCGTTTTAATGCAAGCTTCAGCGTTTGCGACCTGTGGGAAAGTTTATGTTCCATATTACAGACAGGCACATTTACGTTCCTATACATTATTTAATAAGGGAGGGAAAGAATCTCAGGAATTAGCTTACAGCGATGTAAGAAATGCTTTTAAAGTTTATTTGGAAAAATATAATAATGGTAGACCGATCATAATGGTTGGTCACAGCCAAGGGACAACTCATACTTCTAGATTATTAGAAGAATTTTTTGATGAAAAACCACTTCAAAAGCAACTGATAGCAGCTTATATTCCAGGAATTAGAATTAAATCTGATACTTATAATTCTATTCAGGCTATGAATGTTGCCAACGAAACAGGAGGTTTCGTTTCATGGAATACTTATAAGAAAAATAAGTATCCTAAAAAAGATAAGAATCGTTACAAGGGAAGTTTAACTACAAATCCAATTACTTGGGACTATAGCAAAAAAACAAACCTAAATCAGCATAAAGGTTTTTTGTATACAAATGGAAAAATATACAAAAAAGCACTTACTATTGAAATTACAGATGGGTTAGTTTGGAGTACAAATCCAAAATTTCCATTTCGCTTTTTCATGTCGTTCTTAAAAAATTATCATGCGGGTGATATTAATTTATTTTGGCAAGATATTCGTGAAAATGCTGAATTAAGAACTAATACTTATTTACTTAAGAATAAAGGTAACTAA
- a CDS encoding Brp/Blh family beta-carotene 15,15'-dioxygenase, protein MIDYKSFIIVATFFSLWISVYFSIEVESFLAYILILSFGIIHGANDLRLIERKYINFNKSVFTKIISAYILFVGITGGLFYFFPITALTLFVVLSSYHFGEEHLSSKINKSLKTSPILYTIHGLLIFSIIFLCNQNAVIEIIQEITNKVVPSHYFTIFLIGSITFLFLFFLVKLKTKEIKLVEILEETFYLLILYVIFKTASLIWSFAIYFVFWHSIPSLIRQVKYLYGNHKASSFKEYLKSSFLYWVISIVGLVVIYFLFNNNENLFTPILFILLACITFPHVWIISRLDKDY, encoded by the coding sequence ATGATTGATTACAAAAGTTTTATAATTGTAGCCACCTTTTTTTCGCTTTGGATTTCGGTGTATTTCAGCATCGAGGTAGAAAGTTTTTTGGCATACATTTTAATTCTTTCTTTTGGTATTATTCATGGAGCAAATGACCTTAGATTAATAGAACGAAAGTATATCAATTTCAATAAATCTGTATTTACCAAGATAATTTCAGCTTATATTTTATTTGTTGGAATTACTGGAGGTCTTTTCTATTTTTTTCCAATTACTGCATTAACCCTATTCGTAGTTTTAAGTAGTTATCATTTTGGAGAAGAGCATTTATCATCAAAAATTAATAAATCGTTAAAAACTTCACCTATACTGTACACTATTCACGGTTTACTAATTTTTTCAATCATTTTTCTCTGTAATCAAAATGCTGTTATTGAAATTATCCAAGAAATAACAAACAAAGTAGTTCCTTCTCATTATTTTACAATATTTTTAATTGGTTCAATCACTTTTTTGTTTTTGTTCTTTTTAGTAAAACTTAAGACGAAAGAAATTAAATTAGTTGAGATATTAGAGGAAACATTCTATTTATTGATACTTTATGTGATTTTTAAAACTGCCTCTTTAATTTGGTCATTTGCAATTTACTTCGTTTTCTGGCACAGTATTCCGTCATTAATAAGACAGGTGAAGTATCTTTACGGAAATCATAAGGCATCCAGTTTTAAAGAATATTTAAAATCTTCATTTTTATACTGGGTAATTTCCATTGTTGGTCTAGTTGTAATTTATTTCCTATTCAACAACAACGAAAATCTATTCACACCAATATTATTCATTCTTTTGGCCTGTATTACTTTTCCTCATGTTTGGATTATCTCTCGACTTGATAAAGATTATTAG
- a CDS encoding OsmC family protein produces the protein MASNIVTTEWQKNLLFKSDNPNGAQVLMDTSFTNGGNEVGASPKALMLSSLAGCSGLDVVMIAEKMRTSFDNLKIIVEANLTEEHPKYYDKVHVKYLFEGTELDEEKLSKVVNLSIEKYCGVMEMFRQFSTVTTEIIYN, from the coding sequence ATGGCATCAAATATTGTAACCACAGAATGGCAGAAAAACTTATTATTTAAAAGTGATAATCCAAATGGCGCTCAAGTTTTAATGGACACTTCATTCACAAATGGTGGGAATGAAGTTGGCGCATCTCCAAAAGCTTTAATGTTGTCTTCTTTGGCTGGGTGTTCTGGTTTAGATGTTGTTATGATTGCAGAGAAAATGAGGACTTCATTTGATAACTTAAAAATCATAGTGGAAGCCAATTTAACGGAAGAACATCCTAAATATTACGATAAAGTTCACGTAAAGTACCTTTTTGAAGGAACAGAATTGGATGAAGAAAAATTATCCAAAGTTGTAAATTTATCTATCGAAAAATATTGCGGCGTAATGGAAATGTTCCGTCAATTTTCAACAGTTACAACGGAAATAATCTATAACTAA
- a CDS encoding carboxymuconolactone decarboxylase family protein → MPLVTPLDPNHDEETKKLSDFYNETLGFCPNSVLTMQRRPDISKAFINLNKAVMANHGRVTSALKRMIAWVSSNATGCRYCQAHAIRAAERYGAEQEKLDNIWEYKTHPAFTEAERAALDFSLAASVVPNVVDEAIKERLYEHWNEGEIVEMLGVISLFGYLNRWNDSMGTSIEDGAVESGDQYLGKHGWNKGKHI, encoded by the coding sequence ATGCCACTAGTAACTCCGTTGGATCCTAATCATGATGAGGAAACCAAAAAGTTGTCAGATTTTTATAATGAAACACTTGGTTTTTGCCCAAATTCGGTATTAACCATGCAAAGAAGACCAGATATATCAAAAGCATTTATAAACCTAAATAAAGCAGTAATGGCTAACCATGGCCGTGTCACTTCTGCTTTAAAAAGAATGATTGCTTGGGTGAGTAGTAATGCTACTGGTTGTAGATATTGCCAAGCTCATGCAATTAGAGCTGCGGAAAGATATGGAGCCGAACAAGAAAAATTAGATAACATTTGGGAATATAAAACACATCCTGCTTTTACTGAAGCCGAAAGAGCTGCATTAGATTTTTCTTTAGCTGCATCTGTAGTTCCAAATGTTGTTGATGAAGCTATTAAAGAAAGACTCTACGAACACTGGAATGAAGGCGAAATTGTAGAAATGTTAGGTGTTATTTCTTTGTTCGGTTACTTAAACCGTTGGAACGATTCTATGGGAACAAGTATTGAAGATGGAGCTGTTGAAAGTGGAGATCAGTACTTAGGTAAACATGGATGGAATAAAGGTAAACATATCTAA
- the alr gene encoding alanine racemase, protein MNNHVTVLEIDANAILHNLQYFKQKLQPQTKILAVVKAFGYGSDAVEIAKIVKDHVDYFSVAYSNEGIALREAGIDTPILVLHPQIQNIKEIVKYRLEPNLYNFKIFEAFLNYAKDVPLMNYPIHIKFNTGLNRLGFWHTDIPNIVAQLKKSNNIVVQSIFSHLAASEDLNEQEFTVEQINNFAYIIKQIYAHLGYEPMIHILNTSGVVHFPQAQFDMVRVGIGLYGFSNTAKETTELKNTHSLKSIISQIHNVQPGETVGYNRAFVASKPTRSATVPVGHADGISRRLGNKNGFVIINNQPAPIIGNVCMDMIMVDVTKIDCEEGDEVIIFNHQQHVEYMAHKCETIPYEILTAISQRVKRLVKR, encoded by the coding sequence ATGAATAATCATGTAACTGTTTTAGAAATTGATGCAAATGCAATTTTGCATAATCTTCAATATTTCAAACAAAAATTACAACCGCAAACAAAAATTTTAGCTGTTGTTAAAGCTTTTGGATATGGCAGTGATGCTGTAGAAATTGCAAAAATAGTTAAAGACCATGTAGACTATTTTTCAGTAGCCTACAGCAACGAAGGAATCGCTTTAAGAGAAGCAGGAATTGATACTCCTATTTTAGTATTACATCCTCAAATTCAAAACATAAAAGAAATCGTTAAATACAGATTAGAGCCTAATTTGTATAATTTTAAAATTTTTGAAGCATTTCTTAACTATGCTAAAGATGTTCCCTTGATGAATTATCCTATTCATATTAAATTTAACACTGGTTTAAATAGACTAGGATTTTGGCATACAGACATACCTAATATCGTTGCTCAATTAAAAAAATCAAATAACATTGTAGTTCAATCAATATTCTCTCATTTAGCTGCAAGCGAAGATTTAAACGAGCAGGAATTTACAGTTGAACAGATTAATAATTTCGCATACATAATAAAGCAAATCTATGCTCATTTAGGGTATGAGCCAATGATTCATATTTTAAACACCTCAGGTGTTGTTCATTTTCCACAAGCTCAATTCGATATGGTAAGAGTTGGAATTGGTTTGTACGGGTTTAGCAACACCGCAAAGGAAACTACTGAGTTAAAAAACACTCATAGCTTAAAGTCTATTATTTCACAAATTCATAATGTTCAACCAGGAGAAACAGTAGGATATAATCGAGCCTTCGTAGCAAGTAAACCAACTAGAAGCGCTACTGTACCTGTTGGACATGCTGACGGTATTTCAAGAAGGCTCGGTAATAAAAATGGGTTTGTTATTATTAATAATCAACCTGCTCCAATAATTGGAAATGTTTGTATGGATATGATCATGGTTGATGTTACAAAAATTGACTGTGAAGAAGGTGATGAGGTTATTATATTTAATCACCAACAGCATGTTGAATACATGGCACACAAATGCGAAACCATTCCATATGAAATTTTAACCGCCATTTCTCAACGCGTAAAAAGGTTGGTAAAACGTTAA
- a CDS encoding Ig-like domain-containing protein gives MKSKKLVSHVILYFLFQFQIYTQNQPPVLTASGDQSYCPLSQLPIVTSFTITDSDDTTVDSFSVQISGNYNATSDILILTGSHPNIIASWDDREGKLIFTGVGGSAILLTDIEQAVPDVVFQSSDPAISGEKIFSLTVGDANYLPSTQHYYEFVSDIGVSWSQARDLAENRTYFGLRGYLVTITSADEANFVGEQSNGAGWIGGTDQETEGEWKWVTGPESGTIFWYGNFNGSTPNFAFWNSGEPNDFGEGEDYAHITDDSVGIIGSWNDLQLNGDTGVYEPKGYIVEYGGWPDDPLLNISATTRIYIPEIISTTENEICGSGTVLLSANSSEGTILWFDAEVGGNLLGTGTTFTTPVLNSSQNFYVTISVGGCTSFKRTRVTATVNNLPVITATQNGFVCGSAGTLTIGATPSDGIVQWYETLTSTTPIYTGNNLEVSVSSNTDYFVEAISSNGCVSANRTMVSVTTNNIIPEFEVNENQILCLNVGSLDLSILNPNGSDYTYEWKDENGMVVSNQMTANITLSGRYFVQAKSQQGCESEVKTVVVKSSEIATLKLEDIEIIDDSNNNSIIVVGSNLGEGSYEYSIDNINFKENGFFQNLQPGIYTLYVRDKNGCGTLPFEFSVFNYPSFFTPNSDGVKDDWKVEGFKVSEYSFSKIRIFNRFGKLLYENSDTSSNWDGTYNGNILPSDTYWFSVEVTDKNGRIIRKKGPVSLLRK, from the coding sequence ATGAAATCAAAAAAATTGGTATCTCACGTTATTCTTTATTTTTTATTCCAGTTTCAGATTTATACTCAAAATCAGCCACCTGTTTTAACGGCTTCAGGGGATCAAAGTTATTGTCCGTTAAGTCAATTACCTATTGTAACTAGTTTCACAATTACTGATTCAGATGATACAACTGTGGATTCTTTTTCTGTTCAGATTTCAGGTAATTATAATGCAACTTCGGATATTCTAATATTAACAGGATCTCATCCAAATATCATTGCTAGTTGGGATGATCGTGAAGGGAAATTAATATTTACGGGAGTTGGTGGAAGTGCTATTTTGTTAACTGATATAGAGCAAGCTGTTCCTGATGTAGTTTTTCAAAGTTCAGACCCAGCAATTTCTGGTGAAAAAATATTTTCATTAACAGTGGGTGATGCTAATTATTTGCCTTCAACACAACATTATTACGAGTTTGTCTCTGATATTGGAGTTTCTTGGTCTCAGGCAAGAGACTTAGCAGAAAATAGAACTTATTTTGGGTTACGAGGATATTTAGTGACAATTACCTCAGCAGATGAAGCGAATTTTGTTGGAGAGCAATCAAATGGTGCAGGATGGATTGGTGGAACAGATCAAGAAACCGAAGGAGAATGGAAATGGGTAACAGGTCCAGAATCAGGAACAATTTTTTGGTATGGTAATTTTAATGGTTCAACACCAAATTTTGCATTTTGGAATTCTGGCGAACCTAATGATTTCGGTGAAGGAGAAGACTATGCACATATTACAGATGATTCTGTAGGGATTATAGGTTCGTGGAATGATTTACAACTAAACGGAGATACAGGAGTTTATGAACCAAAAGGATATATTGTTGAATACGGAGGGTGGCCAGATGATCCACTTTTAAATATTTCGGCAACAACTCGAATTTATATACCAGAAATAATTTCAACCACTGAAAATGAAATTTGTGGTTCAGGAACTGTTTTGTTATCAGCGAATTCTTCTGAAGGAACCATTCTTTGGTTTGATGCTGAGGTTGGTGGAAATTTATTAGGAACAGGAACAACTTTTACTACCCCAGTATTAAATTCGTCACAAAATTTTTATGTTACCATATCAGTTGGAGGTTGTACGTCATTTAAGAGAACACGAGTAACAGCAACTGTAAATAATTTGCCTGTAATAACCGCGACTCAAAACGGTTTTGTTTGTGGAAGCGCTGGTACCCTAACTATAGGAGCCACTCCTTCTGATGGAATAGTTCAATGGTATGAAACACTAACAAGTACTACGCCTATTTATACAGGTAATAATCTTGAAGTAAGTGTTTCTTCGAATACAGATTACTTTGTTGAAGCGATTAGTTCTAATGGTTGTGTGTCAGCTAACAGGACTATGGTTTCAGTTACTACAAATAATATTATTCCCGAATTTGAGGTGAATGAGAATCAGATTTTATGTTTGAATGTTGGATCGTTAGATTTATCAATTTTAAATCCGAACGGGTCGGATTATACATATGAATGGAAGGATGAAAATGGAATGGTAGTGTCTAATCAAATGACTGCCAATATTACTTTATCTGGAAGGTATTTTGTTCAGGCAAAATCGCAGCAAGGTTGCGAGTCAGAAGTTAAAACAGTAGTTGTGAAGAGTTCTGAAATTGCCACATTAAAGTTAGAAGATATTGAAATTATAGATGACTCTAATAATAACTCAATTATTGTAGTAGGATCAAATTTGGGAGAAGGTTCTTATGAGTATTCAATTGATAATATTAATTTCAAGGAGAACGGTTTTTTTCAAAACTTACAGCCAGGTATTTATACACTATATGTAAGAGATAAAAACGGTTGTGGTACACTACCATTTGAATTTTCAGTATTCAATTATCCATCTTTTTTTACCCCGAATAGTGATGGTGTAAAAGATGATTGGAAGGTAGAAGGTTTTAAGGTAAGTGAATATTCATTCTCTAAAATTAGAATCTTTAACAGGTTTGGAAAACTCTTATACGAAAATTCAGATACTTCGAGTAATTGGGATGGAACTTATAATGGAAATATTCTCCCATCAGATACCTATTGGTTTTCTGTTGAAGTAACTGATAAGAATGGGAGAATAATTCGTAAAAAAGGTCCTGTAAGTTTATTGAGAAAATAA
- a CDS encoding thymidine kinase, translating to MFLENTVNHTEQFGWIEVICGSMFSGKTEELIRRLKRAKFAKQRVEIFKPAIDVRYDEEEVVSHNDNRIRSTPVPASANIRLLANNVDVVGIDEAQFFDDEIVAVCNDLANRGIRVIVAGLDMDFKGNPFGPMPALMATAEYVTKVHAVCTRTGNLAHYSFRKAEGENIVMLGETQEYEPLSRAAYYKAIKEQQTRNSEEQE from the coding sequence ATGTTTCTTGAAAACACAGTAAATCATACAGAACAATTTGGGTGGATTGAGGTAATTTGTGGCTCCATGTTTTCTGGTAAAACAGAAGAGCTCATCCGAAGGCTTAAAAGAGCAAAATTTGCTAAACAAAGAGTTGAAATTTTTAAACCAGCTATAGATGTTCGTTACGATGAAGAAGAGGTTGTTTCTCATAATGATAATCGCATCCGTTCGACACCTGTTCCAGCATCTGCAAATATTAGACTATTAGCAAACAACGTAGATGTTGTAGGGATTGATGAAGCGCAATTTTTTGATGACGAGATTGTAGCAGTTTGTAACGACTTAGCCAATAGAGGGATTAGAGTTATTGTTGCAGGTTTAGATATGGATTTTAAAGGAAACCCTTTTGGACCAATGCCTGCATTAATGGCGACTGCAGAATATGTTACTAAAGTACATGCAGTTTGTACAAGAACTGGTAACTTAGCACATTACAGCTTTAGAAAAGCTGAAGGTGAAAATATTGTAATGTTAGGTGAAACTCAGGAATACGAACCTTTGAGCAGAGCGGCTTACTACAAAGCTATTAAAGAACAGCAAACTCGTAATTCAGAAGAGCAAGAATGA